A stretch of Aphelocoma coerulescens isolate FSJ_1873_10779 chromosome 1A, UR_Acoe_1.0, whole genome shotgun sequence DNA encodes these proteins:
- the PKP2 gene encoding plakophilin-2 isoform X1, translating to MAGRGPDQGYIRTVLGQQILGELDSSSLALPSDDRLKLSGDRAGEEKALRIHRQVQQTLARKSRGSLYNGSLHRASSVPERVYNMGITENDFAPRSPYSFSYYQASQVASPSSYTNGWGTRIAYRTMEERAQRQPLKRLEVSPQRNPERLAYMSSDFHYDGGISAGFSMRHADGVRSSGTVPPRYARSEIVGYTPHDSVHRGRSFKRQSRMGTVSDAVLDGGYPSPTVPLYHQPGNSRSMSNLLEKENYLASESAMGQVRSPTASRWSQNRQSVRSSFYQTAFRNTQSRREVSQPASIASATAETDGKRMPVTAAVAAAGRNGFLQSEQVTLNGSQLGSPEVEMTLERAVNILKSENTQNTPRILAAVTFIQHECFQKADARRKVFSLGGIPKLLQLLEVQNEDIQRAACGALRNLVFEDNDNKLEVSEQKGIPLLLRLLRHTRDIETKKQITGLLWNLSSNDQLKHLLVREALQTLTEAVLIPYSGWPDRDYPKSSVLPDPDIFYNATGCLRNMSSAGPEGRKKMRECEGLIDSLVYYIQGAIADHEPNDKATENCVCILHNLSYQLEIELPESYAQSIYMQRRNISSNDKTPGCFGTRSRKVKEKQQDTPLPEEKSNPKGVESLWHSTLIRIYLSLIAKSTRNYTQEASLGALQNLTAGTGPMPFAVARTVVQKANGLPGIRAMLHVSHPAVKKTAVSLLRNLSRNTSLQSDIAREVLPDLVSILPECVPGSDIACETTASICYTLFNLTQSSSHNARLLLSAHGLPKVIAISMNDSNMFSKASRAASVLLYSLWSHTDLHSAYKKADFKKADFINSRTTKAYNSLKD from the exons ATGGCCGGCCGCGGGCCCGACCAGGGCTACATCCGCACCGTGCTGGGCCAGCAGATCCTGGGCGAGCTggacagctccagcctggcGCTGCCCTCCGACGACCGGCTCAAGCTCTCGGGAGACCGCGCCGGCGAGGAGAAGGCGCTGCGGATCCACCGGCAGGTCCAGCAGACGCTGGCCAGGAAGAGCCGGGGCTCGCTGTACAATG GCAGCCTGCACCGTGCATCCAGTGTACCAGAGCGTGTCTATAACATGGGGATCACTGAGAATGATTTTGCACCAAGGTCTCCCTACAGTTTCTCATATTACCAGGCAAGCCAG GTTGCCTCCCCGTCCTCTTACACGAATGGCTGGGGGACCAGGATTGCTTACAGGACGATGGAGGAGAGAGCTCAGAGGCAACCTCTGAAGAGACTGGAGGTTTCCCCTCAACGAAATCCAGAAAGATTGGCATACATGTCAAGTGATTTTCACTACGATGGAGGGATTTCAGCTGGATTCTCCATGAGGCATGCAGATGGCGTGAGATCCAGCGGGACTGTGCCACCAAGATACGCTCGCTCCGAGATCGTTGGTTACACCCCGCACGACTCCGTGCACAGGGGACGCTCCTTTAAGAGACAATCCCGCATGGGGACTGTCAGTGATGCTGTCCTTGATGGTGGCTACCCCAGCCCCACTGTCCCTCTGTACCACCAGCCTGGCAACAGCCGCAGTATGAGCAACCTTTTGGAGAAGGAGAACTACCTGGCCTCGGAGAGCGCGATGGGACAAGTGAGATCGCCGACCGCGTCCCGTTGGTCTCAGAACAGGCAATCTGTGAGGTCCAGCTTCTACCAAACGGCCTTCAGAAACACACAGAGCAGGAGGGAAGTTTCCCAGCCAGCTTCAATAGCCAGTGCCACTGCAGAAACAGATGGGAAGAGGATGCCAGTGACAGCTGCTGTGGCCGCAGCAGGGAGAAATGGTTTCCTGCAGAGCGAACAAGTGACCCTCAATGGATCTCAGCTCGG GAGCCCAGAAGTGGAGATGACACTGGAGCGTGCAGTGAACATCCTGAAGAGTGAAAACACACAGAACACTCCCAGGATCCTTGCTGCAGTGACCTTCATACAGCATGAGTGCTTCCAAAAAGCAGATGCCAGAAGAAAA GTTTTCTCACTTGGTGGTATCCCCAAACTTTTACAGCTCCTCGAGGTTCAGAATGAGGACATTCAGCGGGCAGCATGTGGTGCCCTGAGAAACTTGGTGTTTGAGGACAATGACAACAAACTGGAAGTGTCAGAGCAGAAAGGGATCCCACTCCTGCTCCGCCTGCTCCGGCACACCAGGGATATAGAGACTAAGAAGCAAATCACAG GTTTGCTGTGGAATCTGTCCTCCAATGACCAGCTGAAGCACCTGTTGGTTAGAGAAGCCCTGCAGACGCTGACTGAAGCTGTCCTCATCCCCTACTCAGGCTGGCCAGACAGAGATTACCCAAAATCAAGTGTTCTACCTGACCCTGATATCTTCTATAATGCCACAGGATGCCTAAG AAACATGAGCTCTGCCGGcccggaaggaaggaagaagatgAGAGAATGCGAGGGCTTAATTGATTCTCTTGTGTATTATATCCAAGGAGCTATTGCAGACCATGAGCCTAATGACAAG GCCACAGAGAACTGTGTGTGCATTCTTCACAATCTTTCCTACCAGCTAGAGATAGAGCTCCCTGAGAGCTATGCCCAGAGCATATATAtgcaaagaagaaatatttctagCAATGATAAAACACCAGGCTGTTTTGGAACACGGAGCAGAAAAGTAAAAGAG AAGCAGCAGGACACCCCGCTACCTGAGGAAAAGAGCAATCCCAAAGGTGTTGAATCGCTGTGGCATTCTACACTGATTAGGATATACCTCTCCTTAATAGCAAAGAGTACCAGAAACTACACCCAGGAAGCATCCCTGGGAGCTCTTCAGAACCTCACAGCTGGCACTGGACCA ATGCCATTCGCAGTGGCCCGGACTGTTGTTCAAAAGGCAAACGGCCTCCCAGGCATCCGAGCTATGCTGCACGTCAGCCACCCTGCTGTGAAGAAGACAGCAGTCTCACTGCTCAGGAACCTGTCTCGAAACACCTCCCTGCAAAGTGACATAG CCAGAGAAGTTCTGCCTGATCTGGTGTCCATACTGCCTGAGTGTGTGCCAGGGTCGGACATTGCCTGTGAAACCACAGCCTCCATCTGCTACACCCTGTTCAACCTgacccagagcagctcccacaACGCCCGGCTGCTCCTCAGTGCCCACGGCCTGCCCAAGGTCATTGCCATCAGCATGAATGACAG CAATATGTTCAGCAAAGCGAGCAGGGCTGCTTCAGTCCTCCTCTACTCCCTGTGGTCACACACCGATCTCCACAGCGCTTACAAGAAG GCTGACTTTAAGAAGGCGGATTTCATCAACAGCAGGACCACAAAAGCCTACAACTCACTAAAAGATTGA
- the PKP2 gene encoding plakophilin-2 isoform X2 translates to MGITENDFAPRSPYSFSYYQASQVASPSSYTNGWGTRIAYRTMEERAQRQPLKRLEVSPQRNPERLAYMSSDFHYDGGISAGFSMRHADGVRSSGTVPPRYARSEIVGYTPHDSVHRGRSFKRQSRMGTVSDAVLDGGYPSPTVPLYHQPGNSRSMSNLLEKENYLASESAMGQVRSPTASRWSQNRQSVRSSFYQTAFRNTQSRREVSQPASIASATAETDGKRMPVTAAVAAAGRNGFLQSEQVTLNGSQLGSPEVEMTLERAVNILKSENTQNTPRILAAVTFIQHECFQKADARRKVFSLGGIPKLLQLLEVQNEDIQRAACGALRNLVFEDNDNKLEVSEQKGIPLLLRLLRHTRDIETKKQITGLLWNLSSNDQLKHLLVREALQTLTEAVLIPYSGWPDRDYPKSSVLPDPDIFYNATGCLRNMSSAGPEGRKKMRECEGLIDSLVYYIQGAIADHEPNDKATENCVCILHNLSYQLEIELPESYAQSIYMQRRNISSNDKTPGCFGTRSRKVKEKQQDTPLPEEKSNPKGVESLWHSTLIRIYLSLIAKSTRNYTQEASLGALQNLTAGTGPMPFAVARTVVQKANGLPGIRAMLHVSHPAVKKTAVSLLRNLSRNTSLQSDIAREVLPDLVSILPECVPGSDIACETTASICYTLFNLTQSSSHNARLLLSAHGLPKVIAISMNDSNMFSKASRAASVLLYSLWSHTDLHSAYKKADFKKADFINSRTTKAYNSLKD, encoded by the exons ATGGGGATCACTGAGAATGATTTTGCACCAAGGTCTCCCTACAGTTTCTCATATTACCAGGCAAGCCAG GTTGCCTCCCCGTCCTCTTACACGAATGGCTGGGGGACCAGGATTGCTTACAGGACGATGGAGGAGAGAGCTCAGAGGCAACCTCTGAAGAGACTGGAGGTTTCCCCTCAACGAAATCCAGAAAGATTGGCATACATGTCAAGTGATTTTCACTACGATGGAGGGATTTCAGCTGGATTCTCCATGAGGCATGCAGATGGCGTGAGATCCAGCGGGACTGTGCCACCAAGATACGCTCGCTCCGAGATCGTTGGTTACACCCCGCACGACTCCGTGCACAGGGGACGCTCCTTTAAGAGACAATCCCGCATGGGGACTGTCAGTGATGCTGTCCTTGATGGTGGCTACCCCAGCCCCACTGTCCCTCTGTACCACCAGCCTGGCAACAGCCGCAGTATGAGCAACCTTTTGGAGAAGGAGAACTACCTGGCCTCGGAGAGCGCGATGGGACAAGTGAGATCGCCGACCGCGTCCCGTTGGTCTCAGAACAGGCAATCTGTGAGGTCCAGCTTCTACCAAACGGCCTTCAGAAACACACAGAGCAGGAGGGAAGTTTCCCAGCCAGCTTCAATAGCCAGTGCCACTGCAGAAACAGATGGGAAGAGGATGCCAGTGACAGCTGCTGTGGCCGCAGCAGGGAGAAATGGTTTCCTGCAGAGCGAACAAGTGACCCTCAATGGATCTCAGCTCGG GAGCCCAGAAGTGGAGATGACACTGGAGCGTGCAGTGAACATCCTGAAGAGTGAAAACACACAGAACACTCCCAGGATCCTTGCTGCAGTGACCTTCATACAGCATGAGTGCTTCCAAAAAGCAGATGCCAGAAGAAAA GTTTTCTCACTTGGTGGTATCCCCAAACTTTTACAGCTCCTCGAGGTTCAGAATGAGGACATTCAGCGGGCAGCATGTGGTGCCCTGAGAAACTTGGTGTTTGAGGACAATGACAACAAACTGGAAGTGTCAGAGCAGAAAGGGATCCCACTCCTGCTCCGCCTGCTCCGGCACACCAGGGATATAGAGACTAAGAAGCAAATCACAG GTTTGCTGTGGAATCTGTCCTCCAATGACCAGCTGAAGCACCTGTTGGTTAGAGAAGCCCTGCAGACGCTGACTGAAGCTGTCCTCATCCCCTACTCAGGCTGGCCAGACAGAGATTACCCAAAATCAAGTGTTCTACCTGACCCTGATATCTTCTATAATGCCACAGGATGCCTAAG AAACATGAGCTCTGCCGGcccggaaggaaggaagaagatgAGAGAATGCGAGGGCTTAATTGATTCTCTTGTGTATTATATCCAAGGAGCTATTGCAGACCATGAGCCTAATGACAAG GCCACAGAGAACTGTGTGTGCATTCTTCACAATCTTTCCTACCAGCTAGAGATAGAGCTCCCTGAGAGCTATGCCCAGAGCATATATAtgcaaagaagaaatatttctagCAATGATAAAACACCAGGCTGTTTTGGAACACGGAGCAGAAAAGTAAAAGAG AAGCAGCAGGACACCCCGCTACCTGAGGAAAAGAGCAATCCCAAAGGTGTTGAATCGCTGTGGCATTCTACACTGATTAGGATATACCTCTCCTTAATAGCAAAGAGTACCAGAAACTACACCCAGGAAGCATCCCTGGGAGCTCTTCAGAACCTCACAGCTGGCACTGGACCA ATGCCATTCGCAGTGGCCCGGACTGTTGTTCAAAAGGCAAACGGCCTCCCAGGCATCCGAGCTATGCTGCACGTCAGCCACCCTGCTGTGAAGAAGACAGCAGTCTCACTGCTCAGGAACCTGTCTCGAAACACCTCCCTGCAAAGTGACATAG CCAGAGAAGTTCTGCCTGATCTGGTGTCCATACTGCCTGAGTGTGTGCCAGGGTCGGACATTGCCTGTGAAACCACAGCCTCCATCTGCTACACCCTGTTCAACCTgacccagagcagctcccacaACGCCCGGCTGCTCCTCAGTGCCCACGGCCTGCCCAAGGTCATTGCCATCAGCATGAATGACAG CAATATGTTCAGCAAAGCGAGCAGGGCTGCTTCAGTCCTCCTCTACTCCCTGTGGTCACACACCGATCTCCACAGCGCTTACAAGAAG GCTGACTTTAAGAAGGCGGATTTCATCAACAGCAGGACCACAAAAGCCTACAACTCACTAAAAGATTGA